In Carassius auratus strain Wakin unplaced genomic scaffold, ASM336829v1 scaf_tig00036640, whole genome shotgun sequence, a single genomic region encodes these proteins:
- the LOC113082657 gene encoding polymeric immunoglobulin receptor-like, with product MNAYVKTNTFYISIWIWLILGVESYSGWSNHVLTIYPGGSVTIPCHYDKKYTQQKKSWYSEIDKTYTYTNTTEQNLSVIDHPDQSLFTVTMRNLQNKHTGNYYCVVETGEQPPINITYELYLKIQSTPDVSLMSSSVSGHEGGDISVQCLYSSGYQNKVKRWCRYKDQRCYTVGRTDTSQNPSVQISDDDGGRSFTVLMTGLRRTDSGWYFCSVGDAMNPVLITVQRDDENKSMCKQPYIEKSVH from the exons ATGAACGCATATGTGAAGACAAACACATTCTACATTTCAATCTGGATTTGGCTCATTTTAG GTGTTGAGAGCTACAGCGGTTGGTCAAACCATGTATTAACTATTTATCCTGGAGGATCTGTCACCATCCCATGTCATTATGACAAGAAATACACACAGCAGAAGAAATCCTGGTACTCAGAGATTgataaaacatacacatacacaaacacaacagagcaGAATCTGTCAGTAATTGATCATCCTGATCAGAGTCTCTTTACTGTGACTATGAGAaacctgcagaacaaacacactgGAAATTATTATTGTGTTGTGGAGACTGGAGAACAACCACCGATAAATATAACATACGAGCTTTATCTCAAGATTCAGTCTA ctcctGATGTATCTTTGATGAGCAGCAGTGTCTCTGGACATGAAGGTGGTGATATCAGTGTTCAGTGTCTCTACAGTTCTGGATATCAGAATAAAGTCAAACGTTGGTGCAGATATAAAGATCAGAGATGTTACACAGTGGGGAGGACTGACACATCCCAGAATCCATCAGTGCAGATCAGTGATGATGATGGGGGAAGATCCTTCACTGTGTTGATGACTGGACTGAGACGGACTGATTCTGGCTGGTACTTCTGCTCTGTAGGAGATGCAATGAATCCTGTTCTCATCACTGTTCAGAGAGACgatgaaaataaaagtatgtgTAAGCAGCCATACATTGAAAAATCAGTCCATTAA